Proteins encoded in a region of the Clostridium cagae genome:
- a CDS encoding ABC transporter permease: MLFKISKNNVKRSFKDYAIYFLTLTFGVCIFYSFNSIESQKMIFNLNSSQNEVMTLINKLISGMSVFISFVLCGLILYANNFLIKKRKKEFAVYMTLGMKKSEISKIIIFETFIIGLISLIVGLFIGIIASQVLSVFTAKMFAISMVDYKFIISTSAILKTILYFSIIFILAIIFNATIISKYKLIDMINSSKKSENIKIRNNIFNIVLFVLSIIILITSYYCIKKSGLNVKDVKFTAAIALGIIGTFMFYFGLSGFILYIVNSNKKIYFNDLNIFISRQIYSKVNTNFISMSLICLMLFFTVSILSTGISIKNTTEKNLEFSTPFDASGYMFMDEDSKLKNMNEALNELNFNFNEGENVEFYNEYTMEFDINKLLKNADDSTKKLLQNRRNEVGLVKVSDYNNILKLKNKEKINLKDNEVIITSNFSILEKTLNKFIKEEDKIILSNKEYNISNKELLKESLNNSTFVNDICTIIVPDNVINNMKPSSIYINVNYPKDNKEYFEEKYNKFFKEFTDNNTTIGENGIFILGDTKCNIYTQNRGASTLIIYLGIYIGVVFLISSAAILALQQLSDISESLERYKSLKRIGVPKKMIDKAIFVQVFIYFMIPLALALVHSAVGIFVVNDYIKFYGKPDIGLASISTVALILVIYGGYFYTTVIGYKNMINNAK, translated from the coding sequence ATGCTTTTTAAAATTTCTAAAAATAATGTAAAAAGAAGTTTTAAGGATTATGCAATATATTTTTTAACACTTACGTTTGGTGTATGTATATTTTATAGTTTTAATTCAATAGAATCACAAAAAATGATATTTAATCTTAATAGTAGCCAAAATGAGGTTATGACGTTAATAAACAAATTAATTTCTGGAATGTCTGTTTTTATATCTTTTGTTCTATGTGGATTAATATTATATGCAAATAATTTTTTAATAAAAAAGAGAAAAAAAGAATTTGCAGTATATATGACTTTAGGTATGAAAAAATCTGAGATATCTAAGATTATAATTTTTGAAACTTTTATTATTGGATTGATTTCTTTAATTGTTGGATTATTTATAGGTATTATTGCTTCACAAGTACTATCTGTATTTACGGCTAAAATGTTTGCAATATCTATGGTAGATTATAAATTTATTATCTCTACTTCAGCAATATTAAAAACTATATTGTATTTTAGTATAATATTTATACTAGCAATAATTTTTAATGCTACTATTATTTCTAAATATAAATTAATAGATATGATAAATTCATCTAAAAAGAGTGAAAATATTAAAATAAGAAATAATATATTTAATATAGTATTGTTTGTATTGTCAATAATTATATTGATAACATCTTATTACTGTATAAAAAAGAGCGGTTTAAATGTTAAAGATGTTAAATTTACAGCAGCTATAGCATTAGGTATTATTGGAACATTTATGTTTTATTTTGGATTGTCAGGATTTATTTTATATATAGTAAATTCAAATAAAAAGATATATTTTAATGATTTAAATATATTTATAAGTAGACAAATATATAGTAAAGTAAATACTAATTTCATATCTATGAGTTTAATATGTTTAATGCTATTTTTTACTGTATCAATATTATCGACAGGGATTAGTATTAAGAATACAACAGAAAAAAATCTAGAATTTTCAACTCCATTTGATGCTTCTGGCTATATGTTTATGGATGAAGACAGTAAGCTTAAAAATATGAATGAAGCATTAAATGAATTAAATTTTAATTTTAATGAGGGCGAAAATGTAGAATTTTATAATGAGTATACAATGGAATTTGATATAAATAAACTATTAAAAAATGCAGATGACTCTACTAAAAAACTATTACAAAATAGACGAAATGAAGTAGGCTTAGTAAAAGTGTCTGACTATAATAATATATTAAAATTAAAAAATAAAGAAAAAATAAATTTAAAAGATAATGAAGTAATAATAACATCTAATTTTAGTATATTAGAAAAAACATTAAATAAATTTATAAAAGAAGAAGATAAAATAATATTAAGTAATAAGGAATATAATATATCTAATAAAGAACTTTTAAAGGAATCTCTAAATAATTCAACTTTTGTTAATGATATATGTACAATAATAGTTCCTGATAATGTGATAAATAATATGAAACCTAGTTCAATTTACATTAATGTAAATTATCCTAAGGATAATAAAGAGTATTTTGAAGAAAAATATAATAAGTTTTTTAAAGAATTTACTGATAATAATACGACAATTGGAGAGAATGGAATATTTATTTTGGGAGATACAAAATGTAATATATATACACAAAATAGAGGAGCATCTACTTTAATAATATACTTAGGAATATATATAGGGGTTGTATTTTTAATATCTAGTGCTGCAATCTTAGCATTACAGCAATTATCTGATATAAGTGAAAGCTTAGAAAGATATAAATCCCTAAAAAGAATAGGAGTTCCTAAAAAGATGATAGATAAAGCAATATTTGTTCAAGTATTTATATATTTTATGATTCCATTAGCTTTAGCATTAGTACATTCTGCAGTTGGAATATTTGTTGTTAATGATTATATAAAGTTTTATGGAAAGCCAGATATAGGGTTAGCTTCTATTTCTACAGTAGCACTAATATTAGTTATATATGGTGGATATTTTTATACAACTGTAATTGGATATAAAAACATGATAAATAACGCAAAATAA
- a CDS encoding HD domain-containing phosphohydrolase, producing the protein MRKVTLKDVIIIMQRAFNAMDKRLLDHGEKVSYILLKLLQADGNYTEDKILKLCTVAIFHDIGAYKVSERNKLLDIDSIAPMNHAIYGSLFIKYFSPVSDLYKVVLGHHFTAKEIKEKDKERIPNEALLLGLADYISLVHLKHDKIEEYLIENKIRDYKKENINLYLKASETVDFNKKLKDNTYKGELIRFFDKKSISREEIIAYVKMLTYAIDFRSESTVKHTIIVQAMSYEIAKLLNFDDDLCVKIKLSAMIHDIGKIATPINILEKPGKLTEEEFEVMKDHAMIGYKILSNLDIDDVRNIAMAHHEKLDGTGYPFGLKAEQISRYARIVAIADIFSALMGARSYKNEFSKDRIIEILKNMANSNKIDYNIVQLVIENYDYIVERVKEETDGLIKIYENIKSEYADLLNKFL; encoded by the coding sequence ATGAGGAAAGTTACTTTAAAAGATGTAATAATAATAATGCAAAGGGCATTCAATGCTATGGATAAAAGGTTGTTAGATCATGGAGAAAAAGTATCATATATATTATTGAAGTTATTGCAAGCTGATGGCAATTATACTGAAGATAAGATTTTAAAGTTATGCACAGTAGCAATATTTCATGATATAGGAGCATACAAAGTTTCAGAAAGAAATAAATTGTTGGATATAGATTCTATAGCACCAATGAATCATGCTATATATGGTTCATTATTTATAAAATATTTTTCACCAGTTTCTGATTTATATAAAGTGGTATTAGGTCATCATTTTACAGCAAAAGAAATTAAGGAAAAAGACAAAGAACGGATACCTAATGAAGCTTTATTATTAGGATTAGCAGATTATATTTCATTAGTTCATTTAAAACATGATAAAATAGAAGAATATTTAATTGAAAATAAGATCAGAGATTATAAAAAAGAAAATATAAACTTATATTTAAAAGCTTCAGAAACAGTAGATTTTAATAAAAAACTTAAAGATAACACATATAAAGGTGAATTAATTAGATTTTTTGATAAAAAATCTATTAGTAGAGAAGAAATTATAGCATATGTAAAAATGTTGACATATGCTATTGATTTTAGAAGTGAATCTACAGTAAAACACACAATAATAGTACAAGCTATGAGTTATGAAATAGCAAAGTTGTTAAACTTTGATGATGATTTATGTGTAAAAATAAAACTTTCAGCTATGATTCATGATATAGGAAAGATAGCTACCCCTATAAATATTTTAGAGAAACCAGGAAAACTCACAGAAGAAGAATTTGAAGTAATGAAAGATCACGCTATGATTGGATATAAAATATTAAGTAATTTGGATATAGATGATGTTAGAAATATAGCTATGGCTCATCATGAGAAGTTAGATGGAACAGGATATCCTTTTGGATTAAAAGCAGAGCAAATATCTAGATATGCTAGGATAGTAGCAATTGCTGATATTTTCAGTGCATTAATGGGAGCTAGAAGCTATAAGAATGAATTTAGCAAAGATAGAATAATTGAAATACTTAAAAATATGGCAAATAGTAATAAAATAGATTACAACATAGTTCAATTAGTCATAGAAAATTATGATTATATAGTTGAAAGAGTAAAAGAAGAAACTGATGGTTTAATAAAAATATATGAAAATATAAAAAGTGAATATGCTGATTTGTTAAATAAGTTCTTATAA
- a CDS encoding ABC transporter ATP-binding protein codes for MDKIEKYYGNKDNITKAVDNISFNVEKGEFIGIMGPSGSGKTTLLNLISTIDNVTTGSITINNKDITRLKPKSLEEFRRDELGFVFQDFNLLDTLTAYENIALALTIQNKRKGSIDSLIKNIAKELGIEEILNKYPYQMSGGQKQRVACARAIVKNPSLILADEPTGALDSKSSRMLLESFENLNSNLEATILMVTHDAFTASYAHRILFIKDGRIFNELIRGNDTRKEFFNRIIEVVTLLGGDSRDAF; via the coding sequence ATGGATAAGATTGAAAAATATTATGGAAATAAAGATAATATAACAAAAGCAGTAGATAATATAAGCTTTAATGTAGAAAAAGGTGAATTCATAGGTATAATGGGTCCATCAGGTAGTGGAAAGACGACATTATTAAATTTAATTTCTACAATAGATAATGTAACAACAGGAAGTATAACAATAAACAATAAAGATATTACTAGATTAAAACCTAAATCTTTAGAAGAGTTTAGAAGAGATGAATTGGGATTTGTATTTCAAGACTTTAATTTATTAGATACTTTAACAGCATATGAGAATATAGCATTAGCATTAACTATTCAGAATAAAAGAAAAGGATCAATAGATTCATTAATAAAAAATATAGCTAAAGAATTAGGTATAGAAGAGATTTTAAATAAATATCCATACCAAATGTCTGGTGGCCAAAAGCAAAGAGTGGCATGTGCAAGAGCAATAGTAAAGAATCCTTCATTAATATTAGCAGATGAACCAACAGGAGCGTTAGATTCTAAATCTTCAAGGATGCTTTTAGAATCATTTGAAAATTTAAATAGTAATTTAGAAGCTACAATACTTATGGTCACTCATGATGCATTTACAGCAAGTTACGCTCACAGAATTTTATTTATTAAAGATGGAAGAATATTTAATGAGCTAATTAGAGGAAATGACACTAGAAAAGAATTCTTTAATAGAATAATTGAAGTTGTGACTCTTTTAGGGGGTGACTCTAGGGATGCTTTTTAA
- a CDS encoding thioredoxin family protein, producing the protein MIKQVYSFDFKKEIEDGTTVVNFYSNLGSPSKLVAPVFNEVKDEVADKAKFLEVNLDQNRDLIKKYDIPSIQSIMIFKKGIEVSKLNGFLPKEALKQNVEANL; encoded by the coding sequence ATGATAAAACAAGTTTATAGTTTTGATTTTAAAAAAGAAATAGAAGATGGGACCACAGTAGTCAACTTTTATTCAAATTTAGGAAGTCCTTCTAAGTTAGTTGCACCTGTATTTAATGAAGTGAAAGATGAAGTAGCTGATAAAGCAAAATTTTTAGAAGTAAATTTAGATCAAAATAGAGATTTAATAAAAAAATATGATATTCCTTCAATTCAATCTATTATGATATTTAAAAAAGGTATAGAAGTAAGTAAATTAAATGGATTTTTACCTAAAGAGGCATTAAAACAAAATGTAGAAGCTAACTTATAA
- a CDS encoding response regulator transcription factor, with the protein MYKIMIVEDDITIRDELKSLLNRYGYKVSIVEDFFNAVNSIKESNCDLILLDVNLPVFDGYHICREIRKNLDIPIIIVTSRDSEIDELMSMNLGADDFITKPYNTEILLARISSILKRTYKKNESSEILRYKDLILDLSNGSISYNNNYCELTKNELKILSYLIKNQNSIVSRDILMEILWNSDIFVDDNTLSVNITRLRRKLEDIGIKDAIETRRGLGYIMP; encoded by the coding sequence ATGTACAAAATAATGATAGTAGAAGATGATATTACTATAAGGGATGAACTTAAAAGTTTATTGAATAGATATGGATATAAAGTTAGTATTGTAGAAGATTTCTTTAATGCAGTTAACAGTATTAAAGAAAGTAATTGTGATTTAATTTTGTTAGATGTGAACTTACCTGTATTTGATGGATATCATATTTGTAGAGAGATAAGAAAAAATTTAGATATACCAATAATTATAGTTACAAGTAGAGATAGTGAAATAGATGAGCTTATGAGTATGAATTTAGGAGCAGATGATTTTATAACTAAGCCATATAATACTGAAATATTACTAGCTAGAATATCATCAATCTTAAAAAGAACTTATAAAAAAAATGAGTCCTCTGAAATACTAAGATATAAAGATTTAATTTTAGATTTATCTAATGGAAGCATTAGTTATAATAATAATTATTGTGAACTCACTAAAAATGAGTTAAAGATATTATCATATTTAATTAAAAATCAAAATAGTATAGTGTCTAGAGATATACTTATGGAAATACTATGGAATTCGGATATTTTTGTAGATGACAATACTCTTTCCGTAAATATAACAAGGCTAAGAAGAAAGCTTGAGGATATAGGAATAAAAGATGCAATAGAGACTAGAAGAGGATTAGGATAT
- a CDS encoding MarR family winged helix-turn-helix transcriptional regulator translates to MSKYDCIKLENQVCFSLYAASREIIKLYKPVLDKFNLTYTQYVAMLVLWEDEKITVKGIGKRLHLDSGTLTPLLKKLEFMGLVDRYRDKNDDRVVIVELTDKGRQLKEKIVTVPNDMCCKINISQEQAKSLKENLDNLLNSLE, encoded by the coding sequence ATGAGTAAATATGATTGCATTAAATTAGAAAATCAAGTATGTTTTTCTTTATATGCAGCTTCTAGAGAAATAATTAAATTATATAAGCCAGTTTTAGATAAATTTAATCTTACATATACTCAGTATGTTGCAATGCTTGTTTTATGGGAAGATGAAAAAATTACAGTAAAAGGCATTGGTAAAAGGTTGCATTTAGATTCTGGTACATTAACACCGTTATTAAAAAAATTAGAATTTATGGGATTGGTTGATAGATATAGAGATAAAAATGATGATAGAGTAGTTATTGTTGAATTAACTGATAAAGGAAGACAGTTGAAAGAGAAGATAGTTACTGTTCCAAATGATATGTGTTGTAAAATAAATATATCTCAAGAACAAGCTAAATCTTTAAAAGAAAATTTAGACAATTTATTAAATAGTCTTGAATAG